In Stenotrophomonas sp. 610A2, one DNA window encodes the following:
- a CDS encoding glycoside hydrolase family 15 protein, producing MQDATLDLGVVGNGSFGALIDKQARVVWSCLPSFDGDPAFCALLNPNQHPGGDFGIELEDFLDSEQSYLTNTAILRTVLRDTHGGAVEIIDFAPRWRQNDRFYRPLSLIRQVTPLSGNPRITVRARPLADWGARQPETTWGSNHIRWLLPDLVLRLTTDVPVRFVRDALPFVLNHRVHLVLGVDESLNRSLSGYVQEAMQRTRDYWREWVRYLSVPLEWQDAVIRSAITLKLCQYEDSGAIIAAMTTSIPEAPGSIRNWDYRYCWLRDAAFVVRALNRLGATRTMEQFLGYIFNLATTDGSLQPLYGIGFEAKLDEEEVATLSGYRNMGPVRRGNLAWVQRQHDVYGSVVLASTQLFFDQRLQDPGDAHTFARLEPLGEQAFALHDVPDAGLWEFRGRTEVHTYTSAMCWAACDRLSKIATRLKLEGRAIYWRERANQIHTRIMHESWSEQLGHFTDTFAGHRLDASLLLLADIGFIDAKDARFIATVEAIGRDLKHGNSLYRYIAPDDFGEPETSFTICTFWYIDALAAIGRLDEAREMFEILLQQRNHLGLLSEDLSFDGQAWGNFPQTYSHVGLVTAAMRLSRSWQEAS from the coding sequence ATGCAAGACGCCACCCTCGATCTTGGCGTAGTTGGCAACGGCAGTTTTGGTGCACTGATAGATAAGCAGGCGCGCGTGGTCTGGAGCTGCCTGCCCAGCTTCGATGGCGACCCCGCCTTTTGCGCCCTGCTCAATCCCAACCAGCACCCCGGCGGTGACTTCGGCATCGAGCTTGAGGACTTTCTCGACAGCGAGCAGTCCTATCTCACAAACACCGCGATCCTGCGCACCGTGCTGCGCGACACGCATGGCGGCGCAGTGGAAATCATCGATTTCGCCCCGCGCTGGCGCCAGAACGATCGCTTCTACCGGCCGCTCAGCCTGATCCGCCAGGTCACCCCGCTTTCCGGCAACCCGCGTATCACCGTGCGCGCACGGCCGCTGGCCGATTGGGGTGCGCGCCAACCCGAAACCACCTGGGGCAGCAATCACATCCGTTGGTTGCTGCCGGATCTGGTGCTGCGGCTGACCACCGATGTACCGGTGCGCTTCGTCCGCGATGCCCTGCCCTTCGTGCTGAATCATCGTGTGCACCTGGTACTCGGCGTGGACGAGTCACTCAATCGCTCGCTCAGCGGCTATGTGCAGGAAGCCATGCAGCGTACCCGCGACTACTGGCGTGAATGGGTGCGCTACCTGTCGGTGCCGCTGGAATGGCAGGACGCGGTCATCCGCAGCGCCATCACCTTGAAACTATGCCAATACGAGGACAGCGGCGCGATCATCGCCGCGATGACCACCTCGATCCCGGAGGCGCCTGGCAGCATCCGCAACTGGGACTACCGCTATTGCTGGCTGCGTGATGCCGCCTTCGTGGTACGCGCGCTCAACCGGCTCGGCGCTACCCGCACCATGGAGCAGTTCCTCGGCTACATCTTCAACCTGGCCACCACCGACGGCAGCCTGCAGCCGCTGTACGGCATCGGCTTCGAGGCCAAGCTCGACGAGGAAGAGGTGGCGACTCTGTCCGGCTATCGCAACATGGGGCCGGTGCGCCGCGGCAACCTTGCCTGGGTGCAGCGCCAGCACGATGTCTACGGCAGCGTGGTGCTTGCCTCCACCCAGTTGTTCTTCGACCAGCGCCTGCAGGACCCGGGCGACGCACACACCTTCGCGCGTCTCGAGCCGCTCGGTGAACAGGCGTTTGCGCTGCATGACGTACCCGATGCCGGTTTGTGGGAGTTCCGTGGCCGTACCGAAGTGCACACCTATACCAGCGCGATGTGTTGGGCCGCATGCGACCGGCTATCCAAGATCGCCACCCGCCTGAAACTCGAAGGCCGCGCGATCTACTGGCGTGAGCGCGCCAACCAGATCCACACGCGGATCATGCACGAATCCTGGAGCGAACAGCTTGGCCATTTCACCGATACATTTGCGGGCCATCGACTGGATGCATCCTTGCTGCTGCTGGCCGACATCGGCTTCATCGATGCCAAGGATGCGCGCTTCATCGCCACCGTCGAAGCCATCGGGCGCGACTTGAAGCACGGCAATTCGCTCTACCGCTATATCGCCCCGGATGACTTCGGCGAGCCTGAAACCAGCTTCACCATCTGCACGTTCTGGTACATCGATGCGCTGGCTGCAATCGGCCGCCTGGATGAAGCGCGGGAGATGTTCGAAATCCTCCTGCAACAACGCAACCATCTTGGCCTGCTGTCCGAAGACCTGTCCTTTGACGGCCAAGCCTGGGGCAACTTCCCGCAGACCTATTCGCATGTGGGCCTGGTAACCGCGGCCATGCGCCTGTCGCGCAGCTGGCAGGAGGCTTCGTGA
- the rluD gene encoding 23S rRNA pseudouridine(1911/1915/1917) synthase RluD has translation MSENTSSSPRHAQVPDSAAGRRFDAVLAELFPEFSRSRLTEWIKTGAVLLDGEPVRPRDPVRGGEIATLNAVLEVEVHALPEDIPLSVLYEDEHVFVIDKPAGLVVHPGAGNPSGTLLNALLFRDPEIAKVPRAGVVHRLDKDTSGVMVVARTVQAQTALVEQLSAREVHRQYLAVVVGALVSGGTADAPIDRHARDRLKMGVREDGKEAVTHYRLRERFRAHTALECRLETGRTHQIRVHMAHLKHAIVGDPLYGGSLKLPKGATDELVAALRGFKRQALHAETLEFQHPITGETISNTAPVPADLLALMKALREDSKAFAERERGRW, from the coding sequence ATGTCCGAGAACACCTCTTCCAGCCCGCGCCACGCGCAGGTTCCCGATTCCGCCGCCGGTCGTCGCTTCGACGCGGTCCTGGCCGAATTGTTCCCCGAATTCTCCCGTTCGCGCCTGACCGAATGGATCAAAACCGGCGCAGTTCTGCTCGATGGCGAGCCCGTGCGCCCGCGCGATCCGGTCCGCGGCGGCGAAATCGCCACCCTGAATGCGGTGCTGGAAGTCGAGGTCCACGCTCTGCCGGAGGACATCCCCTTGTCGGTCCTGTACGAGGACGAACACGTGTTCGTGATCGACAAGCCGGCTGGGCTGGTGGTCCACCCGGGTGCCGGCAACCCGAGCGGCACCCTGCTCAACGCGCTGCTGTTCCGTGACCCGGAGATCGCCAAGGTGCCGCGCGCCGGTGTGGTGCATCGCCTGGACAAGGACACCAGCGGCGTCATGGTGGTGGCCCGTACCGTGCAGGCGCAGACCGCGCTGGTCGAGCAGCTGTCCGCGCGCGAAGTGCATCGCCAGTACCTGGCGGTGGTGGTCGGCGCGCTGGTCTCCGGCGGCACCGCTGACGCCCCGATCGACCGCCATGCGCGCGACCGCCTGAAGATGGGCGTGCGCGAGGACGGCAAGGAGGCGGTGACCCATTACCGCCTGCGCGAGCGCTTCCGCGCCCATACCGCGCTGGAATGCCGTCTGGAAACCGGCCGTACCCACCAGATCCGCGTGCATATGGCGCACCTGAAGCACGCCATCGTTGGTGATCCGCTATACGGCGGCTCGCTGAAGCTGCCCAAGGGCGCCACCGACGAGCTGGTCGCGGCACTGCGCGGTTTCAAGCGCCAGGCCCTGCACGCCGAGACGCTGGAGTTCCAGCACCCGATCACCGGCGAGACGATCAGCAACACCGCACCGGTACCGGCCGATCTGCTGGCGCTGATGAAGGCGCTGCGTGAGGACTCCAAGGCCTTTGCCGAGCGCGAGCGAGGCCGCTGGTAA
- a CDS encoding outer membrane protein assembly factor BamD produces the protein MIRRSSLLSAPVRLTALLLVLVFVATGCHRGAKKDADEGAPVEQLFEKSHKLMEGGNWSGAETSFKRLIAQYPYGPYTEQAMIESAYAQYKAGKNDDAVSSIDRFIRTYPTHRNIAYLYYLRGLANGNRDTVFLRRVWSLDPSRRDLSTPRQAYADFNIVTERYPNSRYAADARQRMIELRDVFAQHELDDALYYARRGAWVSVVGRANYLLETYPQSAFQYDAVALLGEAYTNLGNKTLADDARRVLQLNQPEHPWLAGNWPKYPWMIRKLNPFAGERSVATGQSNATMNRGK, from the coding sequence ATGATCCGACGCTCTTCGCTGCTGTCCGCGCCCGTCCGCCTCACCGCCCTGCTGCTGGTTTTGGTCTTCGTTGCCACTGGTTGCCATCGCGGCGCCAAGAAGGACGCCGATGAAGGCGCGCCGGTCGAACAACTGTTCGAAAAGAGCCACAAGCTGATGGAGGGCGGCAACTGGTCCGGCGCCGAAACCAGCTTCAAGCGCTTGATTGCACAGTACCCCTACGGCCCGTACACCGAGCAGGCGATGATCGAAAGCGCCTATGCCCAGTACAAGGCCGGCAAGAACGATGACGCCGTGTCGAGCATCGACCGCTTCATCCGCACCTACCCGACCCACCGCAACATCGCGTACCTGTACTACCTGCGCGGTCTTGCCAACGGCAACCGCGATACGGTTTTCCTGCGCCGCGTATGGTCGCTGGACCCGAGCCGTCGCGATCTGTCGACCCCGCGCCAGGCCTATGCCGATTTCAACATCGTCACCGAGCGCTACCCGAACAGCCGCTACGCCGCCGATGCGCGCCAGCGCATGATCGAATTGCGCGACGTGTTCGCCCAGCATGAGCTGGACGATGCGCTGTACTACGCCCGCCGTGGCGCCTGGGTGTCAGTGGTTGGTCGCGCCAATTACCTGCTGGAGACCTACCCGCAGAGCGCCTTCCAGTACGACGCTGTAGCGCTGCTGGGCGAGGCCTACACCAACCTGGGCAACAAGACCCTGGCCGACGACGCCCGCCGCGTGCTGCAGCTGAACCAGCCGGAGCACCCATGGCTGGCCGGCAACTGGCCGAAGTACCCGTGGATGATCCGCAAGCTGAACCCGTTCGCGGGTGAGCGCTCGGTGGCCACCGGCCAGAGCAATGCCACGATGAACCGCGGCAAGTAA
- the pgeF gene encoding peptidoglycan editing factor PgeF, with protein MAEASPLWLADWRAPPGVRAFTTMRHGAGGSQPPFDSFNLGNRTAADGDDPAQVQRNRDELQQLAKLPSAAHWLRQVHSSVALRFDAPPQAQGQDAEPTADASVTSVPGVVLAILTADCLPVVFAARDGSEVAAAHAGWGGLARGMLENTLAAMHTPAEALVAWIGPAAGPALYEVGVDVREAFLAHSSAAERHFLATRPDHWKVDLPGLARQRLVAAGMQSAAIHGGDLCTMADPQRWFSHRRDRRSGRIATLVWMEP; from the coding sequence ATGGCGGAGGCGAGTCCGCTGTGGCTGGCCGACTGGCGTGCGCCCCCGGGGGTGCGGGCCTTCACCACGATGCGCCATGGCGCCGGCGGCTCGCAGCCTCCGTTTGACAGTTTCAACCTGGGCAACCGGACCGCCGCCGATGGCGACGATCCGGCCCAGGTGCAGCGCAATCGCGACGAGCTGCAGCAGTTGGCGAAGCTGCCTTCGGCGGCGCATTGGCTGCGTCAGGTGCACAGCAGCGTGGCCCTGCGCTTCGACGCTCCACCGCAGGCACAAGGGCAGGACGCCGAACCGACCGCCGATGCCTCGGTGACCTCGGTGCCCGGCGTGGTGCTGGCCATCCTCACCGCTGACTGCCTGCCGGTGGTGTTCGCCGCCCGCGATGGCAGCGAAGTGGCGGCGGCCCATGCCGGCTGGGGTGGGCTGGCGCGCGGTATGCTGGAAAACACCCTGGCCGCCATGCACACGCCCGCTGAGGCGCTGGTAGCGTGGATAGGCCCTGCGGCCGGTCCAGCCCTGTACGAGGTCGGTGTGGACGTGCGCGAGGCCTTCCTGGCGCATTCCAGCGCCGCTGAGCGCCATTTCCTAGCTACCCGGCCCGATCATTGGAAGGTGGACCTGCCTGGGCTGGCACGGCAGCGGCTGGTGGCCGCAGGCATGCAGTCAGCCGCGATCCACGGCGGCGACCTGTGCACCATGGCCGATCCGCAGCGCTGGTTCTCGCACCGCCGCGACCGTCGCAGTGGCCGTATCGCCACCCTGGTGTGGATGGAACCATGA
- a CDS encoding TonB-dependent receptor plug domain-containing protein produces the protein MKEKLMNSGLRRGTLVVAIGLSISATALAQETSSSSATNLDRIEITGSRIKRADVEGALPITVIGREDIEVSGKATVADILQSSSFNSFGSFVPSSGSSAQSFAGLSLRGLGEGRTLILIDGRRAAVSPLTGEGQDLSSIPAAAVERIEVLTDGASAIYGADAIGGVVNVITRKNYEGFQVSAGITDNKYGGDASEGSVLFGAAGERGSVMGGISYTNQKISFVRDYPWSDTVAGSSYSNNYLNVLTAADGSTIPGSNLYTNNSSVVPGGCSGTNFYESTSSSGRTSCLYNYVGDMADTASIKNKNLFLRSEYSIDDVWTVNADIYVNRKNSDSVYAPVPESIFVSADSPNNTTGQDAYIKHRFAALGNRFTYTDENSHDVNLSLHGQLTDSTAVDFGVRSNESRATITGYNYVNIPVAEKYFESGEYNVFDPYSNSAAVLDAIATTINRNTYYKQQEFNAQLTTDLFELPGGVSALAVGGEYSKHDYSDIYDQQSAAGNVGGSSGNSAWGDRTLSSAYAEWSLPIFNNFSADVALRYDHYSDFGDATSPKLSLRYQPLQNLTFRTSYGEGFRAPTLQALNQQTAFSADTVTDEATALAYGLAASSSIQINGYHVANPDLKAETSKQFSFGVVYDPFSWANITVDYWNTKIENQIKWYSAQTVINRTELGQFLPDNLSVVRNTDGSIQSVYAGYGNEGLVKTDGVDLNIRTQFDFDNWGKLTSSLQGSWTHSYKVDSRYGSDEYVGTSGYPEWRANLNTRWERGDWSVAWTMNMIGYEPGYYVDYYQGDYSCSELKAEGYVKRCGGAYITHDLQFAYNTPWKASISMGVRNLTNKAPVYDVAYSPTNFNNYLYNGYGRQLYMRYTQSF, from the coding sequence ATGAAAGAGAAATTGATGAACTCCGGTCTGCGCCGGGGCACCTTGGTTGTTGCCATTGGCCTGTCGATCAGCGCTACAGCACTGGCGCAGGAAACCTCAAGCAGTAGCGCAACCAACCTCGACCGCATCGAAATCACCGGCTCGCGCATCAAGCGTGCGGACGTTGAAGGCGCTTTGCCGATTACCGTGATCGGCCGTGAAGACATCGAGGTGAGTGGCAAGGCAACCGTCGCCGACATCCTGCAGAGTTCAAGCTTCAACTCCTTTGGCTCGTTCGTGCCGAGCTCGGGCAGTTCGGCGCAGTCCTTCGCTGGCTTGAGCCTGCGTGGGCTTGGCGAAGGCCGCACCTTGATCCTGATCGACGGGCGCCGCGCGGCGGTATCGCCGTTGACCGGCGAAGGGCAGGACCTGAGCTCGATCCCGGCGGCAGCGGTGGAGCGCATTGAAGTGCTTACCGATGGCGCTTCGGCCATCTACGGCGCCGATGCCATTGGCGGCGTTGTCAACGTGATCACCCGCAAGAACTACGAAGGTTTCCAGGTCAGCGCCGGCATCACTGACAACAAGTACGGCGGTGATGCATCAGAAGGCTCGGTGCTGTTTGGTGCCGCCGGTGAGCGCGGCTCGGTGATGGGTGGTATCTCCTATACGAACCAGAAGATCAGCTTCGTGCGCGACTATCCCTGGTCGGATACGGTGGCTGGTTCCTCGTATTCCAATAATTACCTCAACGTGCTGACGGCCGCTGATGGCAGCACCATTCCAGGCTCCAACCTCTACACCAACAACAGCTCGGTGGTGCCGGGTGGTTGCTCGGGCACCAATTTCTACGAGAGCACCAGCAGCTCGGGCCGTACCAGCTGCCTGTACAACTATGTCGGCGACATGGCTGATACCGCCAGCATCAAGAACAAGAACCTGTTCCTGCGCAGCGAGTACAGCATCGATGATGTCTGGACCGTCAATGCCGATATCTACGTCAACCGCAAGAACAGCGACAGCGTCTATGCGCCGGTGCCAGAGAGCATCTTCGTCAGCGCCGACAGCCCGAACAACACCACCGGCCAGGATGCTTACATCAAGCACCGCTTCGCTGCCTTGGGTAATCGCTTTACCTATACCGACGAGAACAGCCATGACGTCAACCTCAGCCTGCATGGTCAGCTGACCGATAGCACTGCGGTTGATTTCGGCGTACGCAGCAACGAGTCGCGCGCAACCATCACCGGCTACAACTACGTCAATATCCCGGTGGCCGAGAAGTACTTCGAGTCCGGCGAATACAATGTATTTGACCCATACTCCAATTCGGCTGCGGTGCTTGATGCCATTGCCACCACCATCAACCGCAATACCTATTACAAGCAGCAGGAGTTCAATGCACAGCTGACCACCGACCTGTTCGAGTTGCCCGGTGGCGTGTCGGCATTGGCGGTCGGCGGTGAGTACAGCAAGCACGATTACTCGGACATCTACGACCAGCAGTCTGCCGCCGGCAACGTCGGTGGTTCCTCGGGCAACTCGGCCTGGGGTGATCGCACGCTGAGCTCGGCCTATGCCGAGTGGAGCCTGCCGATCTTCAACAACTTCTCGGCGGACGTGGCGCTGCGTTACGACCATTACTCCGACTTCGGCGACGCTACCTCGCCCAAGCTGTCGCTGCGCTACCAGCCGCTGCAGAACCTGACCTTCCGTACCTCCTACGGCGAGGGCTTCCGCGCGCCTACCTTGCAGGCGTTGAACCAGCAGACTGCGTTCTCAGCTGACACGGTGACCGATGAAGCCACCGCGCTGGCTTACGGTCTGGCGGCTTCCAGCTCGATCCAGATCAACGGCTACCATGTCGCCAATCCGGACTTGAAGGCCGAGACCTCCAAGCAGTTCAGCTTCGGCGTGGTGTATGACCCGTTCTCCTGGGCCAACATCACCGTGGACTACTGGAATACCAAGATCGAAAACCAGATCAAGTGGTACTCCGCGCAGACGGTGATCAACCGCACCGAGCTGGGTCAGTTCCTGCCGGACAACCTGTCGGTGGTGCGCAACACCGACGGCTCCATCCAGTCGGTGTACGCGGGCTACGGCAATGAAGGCCTGGTCAAGACCGATGGTGTGGACCTCAACATCCGTACCCAGTTCGACTTTGACAACTGGGGCAAGCTGACGTCGTCGTTGCAAGGCTCCTGGACCCACAGCTACAAGGTCGACAGCCGCTACGGTTCGGACGAGTACGTGGGCACCAGTGGTTATCCGGAATGGCGCGCCAACCTCAATACGCGCTGGGAGCGTGGCGATTGGAGCGTGGCCTGGACCATGAACATGATCGGCTACGAGCCGGGTTATTACGTGGACTATTACCAGGGCGACTACAGCTGCTCCGAGCTGAAGGCCGAGGGTTACGTTAAACGTTGCGGTGGGGCCTACATCACCCATGACCTGCAGTTCGCGTACAACACCCCGTGGAAGGCGAGCATCTCGATGGGCGTGCGCAACCTGACCAACAAGGCGCCGGTGTACGACGTGGCGTACTCGCCGACCAACTTCAACAATTATCTGTACAACGGCTACGGCCGGCAGTTGTATATGCGGTATACGCAGAGCTTCTGA
- a CDS encoding DUF4166 domain-containing protein, producing MPLFAQVLGPAFEQLAPQVRALHSIPARQRWSGQGEVLRGRHWLVAPCAWLARLPPTSSVPVTVEFMVDASGERWNRQFGPARMASRLWQRDGQLFEQLGAVRFRFGLRAEAGQILWRAERVWAFGVLPLPTRWFAQVQCREREQAGRYEFLVDVSMPLIGRLIRYEGWLLPGGAHG from the coding sequence TTGCCGCTGTTTGCGCAGGTGCTGGGCCCTGCGTTCGAGCAGCTGGCCCCGCAGGTACGTGCGCTGCACTCGATCCCTGCGCGTCAGCGCTGGAGCGGGCAGGGTGAAGTCCTGCGCGGTCGCCATTGGCTGGTCGCGCCCTGCGCCTGGCTGGCGCGGCTGCCGCCGACCTCCAGCGTGCCGGTTACGGTGGAGTTCATGGTTGATGCCAGCGGAGAACGCTGGAACCGGCAATTCGGACCGGCGCGCATGGCCTCGCGCTTGTGGCAGCGCGATGGGCAGCTGTTCGAGCAGCTTGGCGCGGTGCGTTTCCGTTTTGGACTGCGCGCAGAGGCTGGCCAGATCCTGTGGCGGGCCGAGCGTGTCTGGGCCTTCGGTGTGTTGCCGTTGCCGACGCGCTGGTTCGCGCAGGTGCAATGCCGCGAGCGTGAGCAGGCTGGGCGCTATGAATTCCTGGTGGATGTGTCGATGCCGCTGATCGGCAGGTTGATCCGTTACGAAGGCTGGTTGTTGCCGGGGGGCGCGCATGGCTGA
- a CDS encoding thiol-disulfide oxidoreductase DCC family protein: protein MAEPAVIVFDGVCALCSRWVRFLLRFDRAGRYRFAAMQGGQGRALLATHGLDPDDPLSFLLVAEGVAYTDTDAILRVVTGLGGAWRLAGLARVLPATVRDPAYRWLARNRYRWFGRHDSCFLPTPEQRGRFLD, encoded by the coding sequence ATGGCTGAGCCTGCGGTGATCGTGTTTGATGGCGTCTGCGCGCTGTGTAGCCGCTGGGTGCGCTTCCTGCTGCGCTTCGACCGGGCCGGCCGCTACCGGTTCGCGGCGATGCAGGGCGGGCAGGGGCGTGCTTTGCTGGCCACGCATGGGCTGGACCCGGACGATCCTTTGTCGTTCCTGCTGGTCGCCGAGGGTGTGGCGTATACCGACACCGACGCGATTCTGCGGGTGGTGACCGGATTGGGCGGGGCTTGGCGCTTGGCTGGGCTTGCGCGGGTGTTGCCGGCTACCGTGCGCGATCCGGCGTACCGCTGGTTGGCACGGAACCGGTATCGCTGGTTTGGGCGGCATGACAGCTGTTTCCTGCCTACGCCGGAGCAGCGGGGGCGGTTTTTGGATTGA
- the otsA gene encoding alpha,alpha-trehalose-phosphate synthase (UDP-forming), whose protein sequence is MSRLVVVSNRVALPGETRAGGLATGLLAALSERGGLWFGWSGRSVNVDSGALHEAQEGPIRYLTMDLSKSDLDNYYNGFSNRALWPLLHFRLDLVDYDRRKREGYWKVNRLFADTLAPLLRDDDTVWIHDYHLIPLAALLRERGVGCRIGFFLHVPVPSADLLQALPDHRSLFSALYSYDLLGFQTRRDVDRFQSYVRLFGGGQLIDSDWILTPEGRRVRTSAFPIGIDTEHIARQAGSAAGNKPVRDLRQSLQHRKLAIGVDRLDYSKGLPERFHGFERYLQRYPQQKGDMTFLQIAPVSRGSVNEYRKLRGDLERLAGHINGGHAEADWTPLRYVNQNYAHSTLTGFYRQAAVGLVTPLRDGMNLVAKEYIAAQDPENPGVLVLSLLAGAADELKQALLVNPHDLDGVADAIATAANMPRSERIERWRAMMEHLRAHDIHRWRRDYLLALEGV, encoded by the coding sequence GTGAGCCGTTTGGTTGTCGTCTCCAACCGGGTGGCACTGCCGGGCGAGACCCGTGCAGGCGGGCTGGCCACCGGCCTGCTGGCGGCGCTCAGCGAACGCGGCGGGCTTTGGTTCGGCTGGAGTGGACGCAGCGTCAACGTCGACAGCGGTGCCTTGCATGAAGCGCAGGAAGGGCCGATCCGCTACCTGACGATGGACCTGTCCAAGAGCGACCTGGACAACTACTACAACGGCTTTTCCAATCGGGCCCTGTGGCCGCTGCTGCACTTCCGCCTGGATCTGGTGGATTACGACCGGCGCAAGCGCGAGGGCTACTGGAAGGTCAACAGATTGTTCGCCGATACGCTGGCACCGCTGCTGCGCGACGACGACACGGTCTGGATCCACGACTATCACCTGATCCCATTGGCCGCCCTGCTGCGTGAGCGCGGCGTGGGCTGCCGGATTGGCTTCTTCCTGCACGTACCCGTGCCTTCGGCCGACCTGCTGCAGGCATTGCCCGACCACCGCTCGCTGTTCTCCGCGCTGTATTCATATGACCTGCTTGGCTTCCAGACCCGCCGCGACGTGGACCGCTTCCAGTCCTATGTGCGTCTGTTTGGTGGCGGCCAACTGATCGACAGCGACTGGATCCTGACCCCGGAGGGCCGGCGCGTGCGGACCTCGGCGTTCCCGATCGGCATCGACACCGAGCACATCGCGCGGCAGGCCGGCAGCGCGGCAGGCAACAAGCCGGTGCGCGATCTTCGACAGAGCCTGCAGCACCGCAAGCTGGCGATCGGCGTGGACCGGCTGGATTACTCCAAGGGCCTGCCGGAGCGCTTCCACGGCTTCGAACGCTACCTGCAGCGCTATCCGCAGCAGAAAGGCGACATGACCTTCCTGCAGATCGCGCCGGTGTCGCGCGGCAGCGTCAACGAGTATCGCAAGCTGCGTGGCGATCTGGAGCGTCTGGCCGGGCATATCAACGGCGGCCATGCCGAGGCCGACTGGACGCCTCTGCGTTACGTCAATCAGAACTACGCGCACAGCACGCTGACCGGGTTCTACCGGCAGGCGGCAGTGGGCTTGGTAACGCCTCTACGCGATGGCATGAACCTGGTGGCCAAGGAGTACATCGCTGCGCAGGACCCTGAAAATCCTGGGGTGCTGGTGCTGTCACTGCTGGCCGGTGCTGCGGATGAATTGAAGCAGGCACTGCTGGTCAATCCGCATGATCTGGATGGTGTTGCCGATGCGATTGCGACGGCGGCGAACATGCCGCGCTCAGAACGAATCGAACGCTGGCGGGCGATGATGGAGCACCTGCGTGCGCATGATATCCATCGTTGGCGACGGGACTATCTGCTGGCGTTGGAGGGGGTTTAG